Within Myxococcus fulvus, the genomic segment GGGCCGGAGCCAATCACCACCAGGTCGAAGTCCCTCATAGGACCCCAAACTACGCGACCCCACGCACCCTTTGAAGCGAACTCACCGTGTCAGGTGCTCCTCGAGGAAGAGAGCGGTCTGCCGCATCATCTCCCGGGAGCTCTCGACGTCGTCCGTCAGCTCGAAGCCGTGGTGGCCCTCGGGCAGCTCCAGCAGCGTGAGGGGCGCACCTCGCGTCCGGGCCTCCTTCACGAAGTCGTCGAGCGCGGCGTTGAGCGCCGGTGCGTCCTGGCCCGCGCGCAGCACGAGCAGGGGCGGCACCTTCTTCGCGTTGCCGGCCTTCAGGGCGGCGATCGGCGAGGGGCTCACGCCCGGCGCGTCGAGCAAGGGGTACCACGCCACCGCGCAGCGCAGCCAGGCGGGAGGCTCCTTGCGCAGCGCGGGCGACAGGCCCCAGAGCCCGCCCGCGGACATCGTCATCAGGCAGACGCGGCTCGCGTCGAGCTTCTCGGTGGCGGCCTGCTTGCGCACGAAGGCCAGCGCCGAGTCCAGACGCTTCTGGAGGTCCGCGACGCGCGTGTACCACTGGGCCGGCTGTGCGCCGGTAGCCGGTGAGCCGAGCTCCACCAGCGCCACCGCGTAGCCGTGTGCTGCCACCCAGCGCGCCTGGCCGGCGAACGCGGGCAGGTCCCTCACGAAGGGCGTGAGGCCCGGGTGCATCATCCCGTGGGCCAGCACGACGACGGGGACGGGGCCTTGGGAGATGGCGTCCGGGATGTAGAGGTCCAGCTTGTAGTCGCGGTTGCCCACGCGCGTGTACGTCAGGCCCCGGCGCACCTGGACCTCCTCCATGCCGGGGATGGTGAGGACGGGGCGGGCCTTGGCCCACTCGGGCAGCGGCGTGTCCAGGGACGCGGGCAGCGTCGGCGCGGAGAACATGGGCGGGCCGTAGGCGGGCACGTCGCCGAAGCCCAGGTGCATGCGCAGCCACTGGGCCCTGTCCCTTCGCGCGGCGTCGCCCAGCTCGTGGGCGCCTTCGTAGAACCGGGCGAGCTTGGGCTCGGTGCCCGCGTCGATGAAGGCGCGGACCTGCTCGGGGGTGACCCATGGGTCCGAGCGACCGTACTGGAAGAGCAGGGCGCGGGGGCTCGCGGCGCCCACGCCCACCACGCCGTCGAGGGCGGCCATCCTCCTGGCGAACACGGCGAAGTCCTGCTCGGACATCGCGTCGGCGAGCTTCTTCTCGTTCTCGCGCTCCAGCGTGAGGATGCTCTTGGAGTAGTCGCCCACGCCGTTCATCAGCACGAAGGCGCGCACGCGGGATTCGACACCGGCCAGCGCTCCACCCACCATGGCGCCCATGCTGTGGCCCACGAAGCCGAGCCGGTTCGCGTCGACCTCGGGGCGGCTGACGAGCAGGTCCACGCCGCGCCGCATGTCGAGCAGCGTCTGGAGGTGCGTGGGGTACAGCGCCGCGCCCCGGAGCGAGCCGCGCCAGG encodes:
- a CDS encoding alpha/beta hydrolase family protein encodes the protein MPGSRPSSCQRIFLLALFVTLPVAAAPAPEPATLLAELREVTKHDANAPLDVKKVREQKRGDVTVTELTYASPRGGRVPAFLVTPPGPGPFAGLVFLHWGQGSKNEFLDEALSLARSGVVSLLVDAPHVRPEPWRGSLRGAALYPTHLQTLLDMRRGVDLLVSRPEVDANRLGFVGHSMGAMVGGALAGVESRVRAFVLMNGVGDYSKSILTLERENEKKLADAMSEQDFAVFARRMAALDGVVGVGAASPRALLFQYGRSDPWVTPEQVRAFIDAGTEPKLARFYEGAHELGDAARRDRAQWLRMHLGFGDVPAYGPPMFSAPTLPASLDTPLPEWAKARPVLTIPGMEEVQVRRGLTYTRVGNRDYKLDLYIPDAISQGPVPVVVLAHGMMHPGLTPFVRDLPAFAGQARWVAAHGYAVALVELGSPATGAQPAQWYTRVADLQKRLDSALAFVRKQAATEKLDASRVCLMTMSAGGLWGLSPALRKEPPAWLRCAVAWYPLLDAPGVSPSPIAALKAGNAKKVPPLLVLRAGQDAPALNAALDDFVKEARTRGAPLTLLELPEGHHGFELTDDVESSREMMRQTALFLEEHLTR